In Haloterrigena turkmenica DSM 5511, a single genomic region encodes these proteins:
- a CDS encoding AMP-binding protein: MSDATDPALEDVDEIVHDPSREFVESTNVYDFMETYGIDDYDELIERTTSEVDGEPESGVDWFWDELVDYLGIEFYDEYDEIRDDSESEARSASDDASGETASLGGPQFTDWYPGGEINIAHNVLDRHAAVDEERRNKVATIWEGEDGEIREVTYHELRRQSNKVANALEQRGIETGDTVGLYMPMVPEVVSILYGCFKVGAIAVPIFSGFGVDAAATRIADSECSVLFTGDGFYRRGDPVFLKSAADEAIEEAGHVEHTIVFDRLGSSDRHSEREIPWTDDRDEWWVNAVETQRDEYETKSLDSSQESMLLYSSGTTGKPKGIVHTHAGVQVQCAKEVYFGMDLKPSDRFFWVSDIGWMMGPWTLIGTHTFGGTVFMYEGAPDHPEPDRFWEMIDRHELTQFGISPTAIRALRKHGDDWLEGHDLSSLRLLGSTGEPWDPESWRWFYENVGGGEAPIINISGGTEICGCFLMPMPTQPLKPCTLGGPGLGMDIDIVDRDGNSVREDNQRGFLVARDSCPSMTKSLWSGDERYLNEYWSTFEDPPMWNHGDWAQKDEDGFWFLHGRADDALNVAGRKVGPAEVEGALIDHEAVNQAAAIGAPDETTGTAVVTYVILEDGHEESDDLKEELRAQVGEELGKPFRPREILFVDDLPKTQSGKIIRRAIEATYTGEDLGDMSSIENPEALEELEAAR; the protein is encoded by the coding sequence ATGTCCGACGCAACAGATCCGGCCCTCGAGGACGTCGACGAGATCGTCCACGACCCCAGCCGGGAGTTCGTCGAGTCGACGAACGTCTACGATTTCATGGAGACGTACGGGATCGACGACTACGACGAGCTCATCGAGCGGACGACGAGCGAGGTCGACGGCGAACCCGAGAGCGGCGTCGACTGGTTCTGGGACGAACTCGTCGACTACCTCGGGATCGAGTTCTACGACGAGTACGACGAGATCAGAGACGACAGCGAGAGCGAGGCGCGAAGCGCCTCGGACGATGCGAGCGGTGAAACCGCGAGCCTCGGTGGACCGCAGTTCACCGACTGGTACCCCGGCGGCGAGATCAATATCGCCCACAACGTGCTCGACCGTCACGCCGCCGTCGACGAGGAGCGACGCAACAAAGTGGCGACGATCTGGGAGGGCGAGGACGGCGAGATTCGGGAGGTGACCTACCACGAATTGCGCCGGCAGTCGAACAAGGTGGCCAACGCCCTCGAGCAGCGGGGCATCGAGACCGGCGACACGGTCGGCCTCTACATGCCGATGGTGCCCGAGGTCGTCTCCATTCTGTACGGCTGTTTCAAGGTCGGTGCGATCGCGGTCCCCATCTTCTCGGGCTTCGGCGTCGACGCGGCCGCGACCCGGATCGCGGACTCGGAGTGCTCGGTGCTCTTCACGGGCGACGGCTTCTATCGGCGCGGCGATCCCGTCTTCCTCAAGTCCGCCGCGGACGAGGCGATCGAGGAGGCCGGTCACGTCGAGCACACGATCGTCTTCGATCGGTTGGGATCCAGCGACCGCCACAGCGAACGCGAGATCCCCTGGACCGACGACCGCGACGAGTGGTGGGTCAACGCCGTCGAGACGCAACGCGACGAGTACGAGACGAAGTCGCTGGACTCGAGCCAGGAGTCGATGCTCCTCTATTCGTCGGGGACGACGGGCAAGCCCAAAGGGATCGTCCACACCCACGCGGGCGTGCAGGTCCAGTGCGCCAAGGAGGTCTACTTCGGGATGGATCTCAAGCCCTCGGATCGGTTCTTCTGGGTTTCGGACATCGGCTGGATGATGGGGCCGTGGACGCTCATCGGTACCCACACTTTCGGCGGCACCGTCTTCATGTACGAGGGCGCGCCCGACCACCCCGAACCCGACCGCTTCTGGGAGATGATCGACCGCCACGAGCTGACGCAGTTCGGCATCTCACCGACGGCGATTCGAGCGCTGCGCAAGCACGGGGACGACTGGCTCGAGGGGCACGACCTCTCGTCGCTCCGGCTCCTCGGGTCGACGGGCGAGCCGTGGGACCCCGAATCGTGGCGCTGGTTCTACGAGAACGTCGGCGGCGGCGAGGCGCCGATCATCAACATCTCCGGCGGCACCGAGATCTGTGGCTGCTTCCTGATGCCGATGCCGACCCAGCCGTTGAAGCCCTGTACGCTCGGCGGTCCCGGACTCGGCATGGACATCGATATCGTCGATCGGGACGGGAATTCCGTCAGGGAGGACAACCAGCGGGGCTTCCTCGTCGCGCGGGACTCCTGTCCCTCGATGACCAAGTCGCTGTGGTCGGGCGACGAGCGCTACCTGAACGAGTACTGGTCGACCTTCGAGGACCCGCCGATGTGGAACCACGGCGACTGGGCCCAGAAGGACGAAGACGGCTTCTGGTTCCTCCACGGGCGGGCCGACGACGCGCTGAACGTGGCGGGGCGCAAAGTCGGCCCCGCTGAAGTGGAGGGCGCGCTCATCGACCACGAAGCCGTCAACCAGGCCGCCGCCATCGGCGCGCCGGACGAGACGACGGGGACGGCGGTCGTCACCTACGTCATCCTCGAGGACGGCCACGAGGAATCGGACGACCTCAAGGAGGAACTGCGGGCCCAGGTCGGCGAGGAACTGGGCAAACCGTTCCGCCCGCGCGAGATCCTGTTCGTCGACGACCTCCCGAAGACCCAGTCGGGCAAGATCATTCGCCGGGCCATCGAAGCCACCTACACGGGC
- a CDS encoding SDR family NAD(P)-dependent oxidoreductase — protein MSQDQVTPPTVTAEEIHRIDDDAFTDRNVCLVTGAGSGIGRATALAAAGNGLTVAATDIDEDGLAGTVDRGEELGLEGDIETVVGDLTEDDDLERIVDEAAELGDIKYLANVAGMQHIDSIENFPMETYDTMHRIMLRAPLYLSKLCIPHFRETEDGRGCVGNMGSVHGHYVTSDKVGYNVSKFGLRGLTQSIAAEGEGEIRAYSISTGYVKTPLVTDQLEDTAEQRGISVDEVIEDVMLGQSRVKEMMEPIDVANLFLLGFSDLGRHLDGGDLLFDGGMTLTYE, from the coding sequence ATGTCACAGGACCAGGTGACGCCACCGACCGTGACCGCCGAGGAGATTCACCGGATCGACGACGACGCCTTTACCGACCGCAACGTCTGTCTCGTGACCGGCGCCGGGTCGGGGATCGGTCGCGCGACCGCGCTCGCCGCCGCCGGGAACGGCCTCACCGTCGCGGCGACGGACATCGACGAGGACGGCCTCGCCGGGACCGTCGACCGGGGCGAAGAACTCGGCCTCGAGGGCGACATCGAGACGGTCGTCGGCGATCTGACCGAGGACGACGACTTAGAGCGGATCGTCGACGAGGCGGCCGAACTGGGCGATATCAAGTACCTCGCTAACGTCGCCGGGATGCAACACATCGACTCGATCGAGAACTTCCCGATGGAGACCTACGATACGATGCACCGAATCATGCTCCGGGCGCCGCTGTACCTCTCGAAGCTCTGCATTCCGCACTTCCGGGAGACCGAGGACGGGCGGGGCTGCGTCGGCAACATGGGTTCGGTCCACGGCCACTACGTCACCAGCGACAAGGTCGGTTACAACGTCTCGAAGTTCGGCCTGCGCGGCCTGACACAGTCGATCGCCGCCGAGGGCGAGGGGGAGATTCGCGCCTACTCGATCAGCACCGGCTACGTGAAGACGCCGCTGGTGACCGATCAACTCGAGGATACCGCCGAACAGCGCGGGATCTCGGTCGACGAGGTGATCGAGGACGTCATGCTCGGCCAGTCCCGCGTCAAGGAGATGATGGAACCGATCGACGTCGCCAACCTCTTCCTGCTCGGCTTCTCGGATCTCGGCCGACACCTCGACGGCGGCGACCTGTTGTTTGATGGTGGCATGACCCTTACCTACGAGTAA
- a CDS encoding helix-turn-helix domain-containing protein, with product MIDLDIDMRQYDCPFIDTTDDVEIAFSAVQWQLDTDDEQLETRLIARGESTGALEDGLHALRDHPNMRECYILSKRENVAEIGTTIEETNAMRTIQRNGGYITGPFHIEDGHERWHVGFDDDADEDHALAELERHNDYTVADRDQFGPTELFDLLENSDSALRLLEGCRSLTETERETFETAAREGYYETPRATTLEELSNHFDVSKTAVSMNLRRSERKVLQAALSALENMDETVTQTR from the coding sequence ATGATCGATCTCGATATCGACATGCGCCAGTACGACTGCCCGTTCATCGATACGACCGACGATGTCGAGATCGCCTTCTCGGCCGTCCAGTGGCAACTCGATACCGACGACGAACAGCTCGAGACCCGACTCATCGCGCGGGGGGAGTCGACGGGCGCCCTCGAGGACGGGCTCCACGCGCTTCGGGACCACCCGAACATGCGCGAGTGTTACATCCTCTCGAAGCGGGAGAACGTCGCCGAGATCGGGACGACGATCGAGGAGACCAACGCGATGCGGACGATCCAGCGAAACGGCGGCTACATCACCGGCCCCTTCCACATCGAGGACGGCCACGAGCGGTGGCACGTCGGCTTCGACGACGACGCCGACGAGGATCACGCGTTGGCCGAACTCGAGCGCCACAACGACTACACCGTCGCGGACCGCGACCAGTTCGGCCCGACGGAACTGTTCGACCTCCTCGAGAATTCCGACAGCGCGCTCCGCCTGCTCGAGGGCTGTCGGTCGCTGACCGAGACCGAACGAGAGACTTTCGAGACGGCCGCCCGGGAGGGCTACTACGAGACGCCACGGGCGACGACCCTCGAGGAGCTCTCGAACCACTTCGACGTCTCGAAGACGGCCGTCTCGATGAACCTCCGCCGGAGCGAACGCAAGGTCCTGCAGGCGGCGCTGTCGGCGCTCGAGAACATGGACGAGACGGTGACGCAGACGCGCTGA
- a CDS encoding PhzF family phenazine biosynthesis protein produces MDTIRTLQVDAFTDEPLAGNPAGVVPDAGGLSDDQMQSIAAELAVSETAFLRPSETADYRIRYFTPTQEVDLCGHATIGSFAHLRDEGLEAGTYALETNVGELEIEVDSDGTVWMTQDEPRIREVDVGYDRVADALGVDAAALEGASDDIPLAVSSTGLPFLIAPITYLSDLGSAEPDMRAIEELTDEVDATGVYCFTFDALGRESTLHGRMFAPGAGVPEDPVTGTASGAVGAYLDRFGAFDDDFPEELRLEQGHYVDRPGQVRVRIGEDVRVGGRGVTVLDGSLAVPEDEDDDILEA; encoded by the coding sequence ATGGACACGATCCGGACCCTGCAGGTCGACGCCTTCACGGACGAGCCGCTGGCCGGGAACCCGGCCGGCGTCGTCCCCGACGCGGGCGGGCTCTCGGACGACCAGATGCAGTCGATCGCCGCCGAACTGGCCGTCAGCGAGACGGCGTTTCTCCGCCCCAGCGAGACGGCCGACTACCGAATTCGCTACTTCACGCCGACTCAGGAGGTCGATCTCTGTGGCCACGCGACGATCGGTTCGTTCGCCCACCTCCGCGACGAGGGCCTCGAGGCCGGCACCTACGCGCTCGAGACGAACGTTGGCGAACTCGAGATCGAGGTCGACTCGGATGGTACGGTCTGGATGACCCAAGACGAGCCCCGCATCCGCGAGGTCGACGTCGGCTACGACCGGGTCGCCGACGCGCTCGGCGTCGACGCGGCCGCCCTCGAGGGGGCGAGCGACGACATCCCGCTGGCGGTCTCCTCGACCGGCCTCCCCTTCCTGATCGCGCCGATCACGTACCTCTCGGATCTCGGGAGCGCCGAGCCCGATATGCGGGCGATCGAGGAGCTCACGGACGAGGTCGACGCGACCGGCGTCTACTGCTTTACCTTCGACGCGCTCGGCCGGGAGTCGACCCTGCACGGCCGGATGTTCGCGCCGGGAGCCGGCGTCCCCGAGGATCCGGTCACGGGCACCGCCAGCGGCGCCGTCGGCGCCTACCTCGATCGCTTCGGCGCGTTCGACGACGACTTCCCCGAGGAACTCCGCCTCGAGCAGGGCCACTACGTCGACCGTCCGGGGCAGGTCCGCGTTCGGATCGGCGAGGACGTCCGCGTCGGCGGTCGCGGCGTGACGGTGCTCGACGGCTCGCTGGCCGTCCCCGAGGACGAAGACGACGACATCCTCGAGGCCTGA
- the thiC gene encoding phosphomethylpyrimidine synthase ThiC produces MARTQIQAAREGTVTDAMERVAERENRDPEFVREQVADGQAVIPANVNHESLDPMIIGREFATKVNANIGNSEETSDLETELEKLHTAVHYGADTVMDLGTGSDLDEIRETHVEHSPVPLGTVPLYEAVKRAGGPEELTKDLLLEVIEKQAEQGVDYMTIHAGILAEHLPLTDGRKTGIVSRGGSIMASWMETHGEQNPLFQVYDEICEIFAEHDVTFSLGDSLRPGCLADACDEAQYAELDTLGELTRRAWEYDVQVMVEGPGHVPMHKVAENVERQQEVCDGAPFYVLGPLVTDVAPGYDHITSAIGAAMAAQAGAAMLCYVTPKEHLGLPDEEDVRDGLAAYRIAAHAGDVGNERPGARDWDDALSEARYEFDWREQFDLALDPDRAREYHDQTLPGDNYKEARFCSMCGVEFCSMRIDQDAREGGEMESLTSDEDGGTDLEASPAAEVNRPPVGTHESGDLPSVSDGERVEQPGDD; encoded by the coding sequence ATGGCGCGAACCCAGATCCAAGCCGCCCGCGAGGGGACGGTCACCGACGCGATGGAGCGAGTCGCCGAGCGCGAGAACCGCGACCCGGAGTTCGTCCGAGAGCAGGTCGCCGACGGACAGGCCGTGATTCCGGCGAACGTCAACCACGAGTCGCTCGACCCGATGATCATCGGCCGCGAGTTCGCGACGAAGGTCAACGCGAACATCGGTAACAGCGAGGAGACCAGCGACCTCGAGACGGAACTCGAGAAGCTCCACACCGCGGTCCACTACGGCGCGGACACGGTGATGGACCTCGGCACCGGCAGCGACTTGGACGAGATCCGCGAGACCCACGTCGAACACTCGCCGGTGCCCCTCGGGACGGTGCCGCTGTACGAAGCCGTCAAGCGGGCCGGCGGACCCGAAGAACTGACGAAAGACCTGCTGCTCGAGGTCATCGAAAAACAGGCCGAGCAGGGCGTCGACTACATGACGATCCACGCCGGTATCCTCGCCGAACACCTGCCGCTGACCGACGGCCGCAAGACGGGAATCGTCTCGCGGGGCGGTTCGATCATGGCCTCGTGGATGGAGACCCACGGCGAGCAGAACCCGCTCTTTCAGGTGTACGACGAGATCTGCGAGATCTTCGCCGAGCACGACGTTACCTTCAGTCTCGGCGACAGCCTCCGGCCGGGCTGTCTGGCCGACGCCTGCGACGAGGCCCAGTACGCCGAACTCGACACGCTGGGCGAACTCACCCGCCGCGCCTGGGAATATGACGTCCAGGTGATGGTCGAGGGCCCGGGCCACGTCCCGATGCACAAAGTAGCCGAGAACGTCGAGCGCCAGCAGGAGGTCTGCGACGGCGCCCCCTTCTACGTCCTCGGGCCGCTGGTGACCGACGTCGCGCCGGGCTACGACCACATCACGAGCGCCATCGGCGCCGCGATGGCGGCCCAGGCCGGCGCCGCGATGCTCTGTTACGTCACGCCCAAAGAGCACCTCGGCCTGCCCGACGAGGAGGACGTCCGCGACGGCCTCGCGGCCTACCGGATCGCCGCCCACGCGGGCGACGTCGGCAATGAACGGCCGGGCGCACGCGACTGGGACGACGCCCTTTCGGAAGCCCGCTACGAGTTCGACTGGCGCGAGCAGTTCGACCTCGCGCTCGATCCCGACCGCGCTCGCGAGTACCACGACCAGACGCTGCCCGGTGACAACTACAAGGAGGCCCGCTTCTGCTCAATGTGCGGGGTCGAGTTCTGCTCGATGCGGATCGATCAGGACGCACGCGAGGGCGGTGAGATGGAGTCGCTGACGAGCGACGAGGACGGCGGTACCGACCTCGAGGCCTCGCCGGCTGCCGAGGTCAACCGGCCGCCCGTGGGGACCCACGAGTCGGGCGACCTCCCGTCGGTCAGTGACGGCGAACGGGTCGAACAGCCGGGCGACGACTGA
- a CDS encoding HalOD1 output domain-containing protein, which produces MATEHHRNDIGGNSSTDEQTYVFSPEKAPSLAVVEAVASASETDPTAIPPLYDAIEPDALDATFESASSQPGATRRVSFSYDGFDVTVDGGPAVTVTLE; this is translated from the coding sequence ATGGCGACGGAACATCATCGAAACGATATTGGGGGAAATAGCTCGACGGACGAACAGACGTACGTCTTCTCGCCCGAGAAGGCGCCGTCGCTCGCCGTGGTCGAAGCTGTCGCATCCGCGTCGGAGACCGACCCCACGGCGATCCCGCCGCTGTACGATGCGATCGAACCTGACGCGCTCGATGCGACGTTCGAGTCGGCGTCGTCGCAACCGGGGGCGACACGACGCGTTTCGTTTTCCTACGACGGGTTCGACGTCACCGTCGACGGCGGGCCGGCCGTCACGGTCACACTCGAGTAA
- a CDS encoding phosphoribosyltransferase has protein sequence MSDLPDDFDCTITTWEYIYGLCRDVSDEVRDDEFEPDVVVALARGGWFAGRCLCDFLGLDDLTSLKMEHYVGTAEKSGEPSVRYPMPEGSVEGKDVLIIDDIADTGGSIERAHEYVTDRDAGEVRTATLQLLGTSEYQPDYVGEHLEEWTWIVYPWNFIEDMVDLVSSVMEQAEQESFTREEIRHYLAEFHGIDRIEMEIAQPDRIPEVLTEMERRDVLESAGPGEWTLAAD, from the coding sequence ATGTCCGACTTACCGGACGACTTCGACTGTACGATCACTACCTGGGAGTACATCTACGGCCTCTGTCGCGACGTCAGCGACGAGGTCCGCGACGACGAGTTCGAACCCGATGTCGTCGTCGCGCTGGCCCGGGGCGGCTGGTTCGCAGGTCGGTGTCTCTGTGATTTCCTCGGGTTGGACGACCTGACGAGCCTGAAGATGGAACACTACGTCGGCACCGCCGAGAAGAGCGGCGAGCCGTCCGTTCGGTACCCGATGCCCGAGGGCAGCGTCGAGGGGAAGGACGTCCTGATCATCGACGACATCGCCGACACCGGGGGCTCCATCGAGCGCGCCCACGAGTACGTCACCGACCGCGACGCCGGCGAGGTCCGCACGGCGACGCTGCAGTTGCTCGGCACCAGCGAGTACCAGCCGGATTACGTCGGCGAACACCTAGAAGAGTGGACCTGGATCGTCTACCCCTGGAACTTCATCGAAGACATGGTCGACCTCGTCTCCAGCGTCATGGAGCAGGCCGAGCAGGAGTCGTTCACCCGGGAGGAGATTCGCCACTACCTCGCCGAGTTCCACGGGATCGACCGCATCGAGATGGAGATCGCCCAGCCCGACCGCATTCCCGAAGTGCTGACCGAGATGGAGCGACGCGACGTCCTCGAGTCGGCCGGCCCCGGAGAGTGGACGCTGGCCGCCGACTGA
- a CDS encoding class I SAM-dependent methyltransferase, which translates to MVDKDVVRRGYDELAETYAAERSEEDRERAALEAFFESLPASPTVLDAGCGQGTPVLQRGSEDGAVAAVGIDFSREQLELAAANAPMASLVQGDLTDLPFHDGVFDAVIALHSLIHVPLDDHRTVLEECARVLRPGGRVLVSEGLEEWRGENPDWLETGVEMQWHVAGAATTRTQLRETGFEIVDERGVSGTLCEDERWVYVAGRLEN; encoded by the coding sequence ATGGTCGACAAGGACGTCGTCCGCCGAGGATACGACGAACTGGCGGAAACGTACGCCGCCGAACGATCAGAGGAGGATCGCGAGCGGGCGGCCCTCGAGGCGTTTTTCGAATCGCTGCCGGCGTCGCCGACGGTTCTCGACGCCGGCTGCGGACAGGGGACGCCGGTTCTGCAGCGGGGAAGCGAGGACGGAGCCGTAGCGGCGGTCGGCATCGATTTCTCTCGGGAGCAGCTCGAACTGGCAGCGGCGAACGCACCGATGGCGTCGCTCGTTCAGGGGGACCTGACGGACCTGCCCTTTCACGACGGCGTCTTCGACGCCGTGATCGCCCTCCACTCGTTGATTCACGTGCCTCTCGACGATCACCGGACAGTCCTCGAGGAGTGCGCGCGGGTCCTACGGCCCGGCGGGCGGGTACTGGTCTCCGAGGGACTGGAGGAGTGGCGCGGCGAGAACCCGGACTGGCTCGAGACCGGGGTCGAAATGCAGTGGCACGTCGCTGGGGCGGCGACGACGCGAACGCAGTTGCGCGAGACGGGGTTCGAAATCGTCGACGAGCGGGGCGTCTCCGGGACGCTATGCGAGGACGAACGCTGGGTGTACGTCGCGGGGCGACTCGAGAACTAG
- a CDS encoding sporulation protein encodes MKRILSSLGIGAATVDTILPTTLTAGETVDARVDVTGGNDAQEVDGIYFALETRYETDESARTGTIDSFRIADPFTIEPDEDRSFSVSIDVPYHTPVTMGKTEVWLDTGLDIDWAVDPDDTDPVEIEPDPLRRTLFDAVESLGFTLRTAKCEASESLFSNHRFVQEFEFVPRSGPFAGELDELEIVPLPEGEGFDLLVEVDRRGGLLAEHFDADESHERLSLDATTTDLERQLRSTIERNL; translated from the coding sequence ATGAAACGTATCCTATCGAGCCTCGGTATCGGGGCAGCAACGGTCGATACGATCCTTCCGACGACGCTCACGGCGGGCGAAACCGTCGACGCGCGCGTCGACGTCACCGGCGGGAACGACGCGCAGGAGGTCGACGGCATCTACTTCGCGCTCGAGACGCGCTACGAGACCGACGAGAGCGCGCGGACGGGGACGATCGACTCGTTCCGCATCGCGGACCCGTTTACGATCGAACCCGACGAGGACAGGTCGTTCTCCGTGTCGATCGACGTGCCCTACCACACGCCCGTGACGATGGGGAAGACGGAGGTCTGGCTCGACACCGGCCTCGACATCGACTGGGCTGTCGATCCGGACGACACCGATCCCGTCGAGATCGAGCCGGATCCGCTCCGCCGAACGCTGTTTGACGCCGTCGAGTCGCTCGGGTTTACGCTCCGGACTGCAAAGTGTGAGGCCAGCGAGTCGCTGTTCTCGAACCACCGGTTCGTCCAGGAGTTCGAGTTCGTCCCCCGATCGGGCCCGTTCGCCGGCGAACTCGATGAACTCGAGATCGTTCCGCTGCCGGAGGGCGAGGGCTTCGACCTGCTGGTCGAAGTCGACCGCCGCGGCGGTCTGCTGGCCGAACACTTCGACGCCGACGAGAGCCACGAGCGCCTCTCGCTCGACGCGACGACGACCGACCTCGAACGTCAGCTGCGCTCGACGATCGAGCGCAACCTCTGA
- a CDS encoding MATE family efflux transporter — translation MSSGSAPDASNLTDGSLVRPMFELAWPLVVIQLLQVTYNVGDTFWLGALSPDAVGAVSLAFPLLFLVISVGGGFTTAGSILLAQHTGAESGEGGLIAGQTISFISIVAVALGLIGFVATDSMLAALPADPETQAAIIPLAADYLRIFFLGIPFVFGFFVFAALMRGYGNTRAPMRVMVVSVLLNLVIDPLLIFGVGPLPSLGIAGAAVATVFSRGLATAIGFYLLYYGDVGPEIRPEHLRPRLEYVTEIVRLGVPTALEQSMSALALVAMTAMVVTFQPAVVAAYGLGNRLISLAFLPAMGMGQATDSIVGQNLGAGKGDRAERATRIAGGTIAGIMAVAALLAALFPEPFVSVFVTAEEAGRAETIAYGSTYLRFAAVGFVFMGVMQVVLGAFRGAGNTKTALAFSVLGLWLVRVPVTYALLFVAEWGPRGIWTGVVAGDIVGAIAAVAWFSRGTWKGSLIDEDEPGEAADGTGRATDAE, via the coding sequence ATGTCCTCCGGCTCAGCGCCGGACGCGAGCAACCTCACCGACGGGTCGCTCGTCCGGCCGATGTTCGAACTGGCGTGGCCGCTCGTGGTCATCCAGTTGCTACAGGTCACCTACAACGTCGGCGACACCTTCTGGCTCGGGGCGCTCTCGCCCGACGCCGTCGGCGCGGTGAGTCTCGCCTTTCCGCTGCTCTTTCTGGTGATCTCCGTCGGCGGCGGCTTCACGACCGCGGGCTCGATCTTGCTCGCCCAGCACACCGGCGCCGAGAGCGGCGAGGGCGGTCTGATCGCTGGCCAGACGATCTCGTTCATCTCGATCGTCGCGGTCGCGCTCGGCCTCATCGGCTTCGTCGCGACGGACTCGATGCTCGCCGCGTTGCCCGCCGATCCGGAGACCCAGGCCGCGATCATCCCGCTCGCCGCCGACTACCTGCGTATCTTCTTCCTCGGGATCCCCTTCGTGTTCGGCTTCTTCGTCTTCGCCGCGCTCATGCGGGGGTACGGCAACACCCGCGCGCCGATGCGGGTGATGGTCGTCAGCGTCCTGCTCAACCTCGTCATCGATCCGCTATTGATCTTCGGCGTGGGACCGCTTCCAAGCCTCGGTATCGCCGGCGCGGCCGTCGCGACCGTCTTCTCGCGGGGGCTGGCGACGGCCATCGGCTTCTACCTACTGTACTACGGCGACGTCGGCCCCGAGATCCGCCCGGAACATCTCCGGCCCCGGCTCGAGTACGTCACCGAAATCGTCCGTCTGGGCGTCCCGACGGCGCTCGAGCAGTCGATGTCGGCGCTGGCGCTGGTCGCGATGACGGCGATGGTCGTCACCTTCCAGCCGGCGGTCGTCGCGGCCTACGGGCTGGGCAACCGGCTGATCTCGCTGGCCTTCCTGCCGGCGATGGGGATGGGACAGGCGACGGACTCGATCGTCGGTCAGAACCTGGGCGCGGGGAAGGGCGACCGCGCCGAGAGAGCGACGCGGATCGCCGGGGGCACTATCGCGGGGATCATGGCCGTCGCGGCGCTGCTGGCCGCACTCTTCCCGGAACCGTTCGTCTCGGTGTTCGTGACGGCCGAGGAGGCGGGTCGCGCGGAGACGATCGCCTACGGCTCCACTTACCTCCGGTTCGCCGCGGTCGGCTTCGTCTTCATGGGCGTCATGCAGGTCGTGCTGGGCGCCTTCCGCGGCGCCGGCAACACGAAGACGGCGCTGGCCTTCTCCGTGCTGGGCCTGTGGCTCGTCCGCGTCCCCGTGACCTACGCCCTGCTGTTCGTCGCCGAGTGGGGGCCGCGGGGGATCTGGACCGGCGTCGTCGCCGGCGACATCGTCGGCGCTATCGCCGCCGTCGCGTGGTTCTCGCGGGGCACGTGGAAGGGATCGCTGATCGACGAGGACGAACCGGGTGAGGCGGCGGACGGGACGGGCCGAGCGACCGACGCCGAGTGA